One genomic window of Streptomyces sp. NBC_01276 includes the following:
- a CDS encoding SLC13 family permease, which translates to MSDWHSSAAVAVFAGAYILIISEWVHRVAAALGGAGLMLAIGATDDNAAFHSDKTGIDWNVIFLLLGMMMIVGVLKRTGLFEYLAIWSVKKARARPFRVMAMLVVITAVASALLDNVTTVLLVAPVTLLVCDRLKLSPVPFLLAEVFASNIGGTATLVGDPPNIIIASRAGLTFNDFLIHLAPLAAVLTVVLVLLCRVMFAKYFVYDEKRAAELMELREREAITEPRLLVQGLGVLALVVAGFVLHPVLHYEPSVVALLGAGLLVAISKVETGEVLGEVEWPTLAFFAGLFVMVGALIETGVIGDLAGSLADAIGGNELGGSMLLLGGSAVLSGIVDNIPYVATMAPITSELVADMGGNPDHVVWWALALGADLGGNATAIGASANVVVLGIAERNRHPISFWQFTKYGLIVTAVTIGVSALYLWLRYFALA; encoded by the coding sequence GTGAGCGACTGGCACAGCTCTGCCGCGGTCGCCGTCTTCGCCGGCGCCTACATCCTGATCATCAGCGAATGGGTCCACCGCGTCGCCGCGGCACTCGGCGGCGCGGGGCTGATGCTCGCCATCGGGGCGACCGACGACAACGCGGCCTTCCACTCCGACAAGACCGGCATCGACTGGAACGTCATCTTCCTGCTGCTCGGCATGATGATGATCGTCGGTGTCCTGAAGCGGACCGGGCTCTTCGAGTACCTGGCGATCTGGTCCGTGAAGAAGGCCAGGGCCAGACCCTTCCGGGTGATGGCCATGCTCGTGGTCATCACCGCGGTCGCCTCGGCGCTGCTGGACAACGTCACCACCGTGCTGCTCGTCGCCCCCGTGACGCTCCTGGTCTGCGACCGGCTGAAGCTGTCCCCCGTCCCGTTCCTGCTCGCCGAGGTGTTCGCCTCCAACATCGGGGGCACCGCCACCCTCGTCGGGGATCCGCCCAACATCATCATCGCCAGCCGGGCCGGGCTCACCTTCAACGACTTCCTGATCCACCTCGCCCCGCTGGCCGCGGTCCTGACCGTGGTCCTGGTGCTGCTGTGCCGGGTGATGTTCGCCAAGTACTTCGTCTACGACGAGAAGCGTGCCGCGGAGCTGATGGAACTGCGCGAGCGCGAGGCGATCACCGAACCGCGCCTGCTCGTCCAGGGCTTGGGGGTCCTCGCCCTGGTCGTCGCCGGGTTCGTCCTGCACCCCGTGCTGCACTACGAGCCCAGCGTCGTCGCGCTCCTCGGCGCCGGCCTGCTCGTCGCGATCTCCAAGGTGGAGACCGGCGAGGTGCTGGGCGAGGTCGAGTGGCCCACCCTCGCCTTCTTCGCGGGCCTGTTCGTCATGGTCGGCGCCCTCATCGAGACCGGCGTCATCGGCGACCTGGCCGGCTCCCTCGCGGACGCCATCGGAGGGAACGAACTCGGCGGCTCCATGCTGCTGCTGGGCGGCTCTGCCGTCCTGTCCGGGATCGTGGACAACATCCCCTACGTGGCCACCATGGCCCCCATCACCAGCGAGCTCGTCGCCGACATGGGCGGCAACCCCGACCACGTCGTGTGGTGGGCCCTCGCGCTCGGCGCCGACCTCGGCGGCAACGCCACCGCCATCGGCGCCTCCGCCAACGTCGTGGTCCTGGGCATCGCCGAACGCAACCGCCACCCCATCAGCTTCTGGCAGTTCACCAAGTACGGGCTGATCGTCACCGCCGTCACGATCGGCGTCTCGGCCCTCTACCTGTGGCTGCGCTACTTCGCCCTGGCGTAG
- a CDS encoding methyltransferase domain-containing protein — protein MTAQEIKDWNIRPYAEAIHVQHGDLSLRDAEGWCFPLDLERWCARADSSDRAVLRRCRGRVLDIGCGAGRLVEALAGRGRSVLGIDVCPTAVITTVCRGGTALRRSVFEPLPDEGRWGTALLIDGNIGIGGDPRRLLLRIRDLVHGQGLLLVETAPQDVDERRRVRIHAGHRPVSGVFPWAAVGTTALIRHAQASGWAATERWSTGGGRHFVALRACL, from the coding sequence ATGACCGCCCAAGAGATCAAGGACTGGAACATCCGCCCCTATGCGGAAGCGATCCACGTGCAGCACGGTGACCTCTCCCTACGCGATGCCGAGGGCTGGTGCTTTCCCCTGGACCTGGAGCGGTGGTGTGCGCGGGCGGACTCCAGTGACCGGGCGGTACTCCGGCGCTGTCGGGGCCGCGTACTGGACATCGGCTGTGGTGCGGGACGGCTCGTCGAGGCGCTGGCCGGACGCGGGCGTTCGGTCCTGGGCATCGACGTCTGTCCGACCGCAGTGATCACGACGGTCTGCCGGGGCGGCACCGCCCTGCGCCGTTCGGTGTTCGAACCACTACCCGATGAGGGCCGGTGGGGAACGGCGCTGCTCATCGACGGGAACATCGGCATCGGCGGTGATCCGCGCAGGCTCCTGCTCCGGATCAGGGATCTGGTGCACGGCCAAGGGCTGCTCCTCGTGGAGACTGCTCCCCAGGATGTGGACGAGCGCCGCCGTGTCCGGATCCACGCGGGGCACCGGCCCGTGAGCGGCGTGTTCCCCTGGGCCGCTGTGGGTACCACCGCCTTGATCCGGCATGCACAGGCCTCGGGCTGGGCGGCGACCGAACGGTGGAGTACCGGCGGGGGCCGTCACTTCGTGGCCTTGCGCGCCTGCCTCTGA
- a CDS encoding DM13 domain-containing protein encodes MVAATLVLGAGLYWFQPWKLWQDATVHEAIPAASPSAAAPGPTRSPTTPATAPSAPAGPQTLAQGTLISHEHTTTGTAKLIRLPDGSRTLRLENLDTSNGPDLRVWLTDAPVKEGAAGWSVFDDGKYVSLGKLKGNKGDQNYEIPADVNLADYSSVTIWCDRFDVSFGAAALATV; translated from the coding sequence ATGGTCGCGGCGACGCTGGTGCTGGGCGCAGGCCTGTACTGGTTCCAGCCCTGGAAGCTGTGGCAGGACGCGACCGTCCACGAGGCCATCCCGGCGGCCTCCCCGTCCGCAGCCGCACCCGGGCCGACCCGCTCACCGACGACCCCGGCGACGGCCCCAAGCGCTCCGGCCGGCCCGCAGACCTTGGCCCAGGGCACTCTGATCAGCCACGAGCACACCACCACGGGCACGGCGAAGCTGATCCGCCTCCCCGATGGTTCCCGCACCCTGCGCCTGGAGAACCTCGACACCAGCAACGGCCCGGACCTGCGGGTCTGGCTCACCGATGCTCCGGTGAAGGAGGGCGCAGCGGGCTGGTCGGTCTTCGACGACGGCAAGTACGTGAGCCTGGGCAAGCTCAAGGGGAACAAGGGCGACCAGAACTACGAGATCCCGGCCGACGTGAACCTGGCCGACTACAGCAGCGTCACCATCTGGTGCGACCGCTTCGACGTCTCCTTCGGCGCGGCGGCCCTCGCGACCGTGTAA
- a CDS encoding vanadium-dependent haloperoxidase produces the protein MPEKTRTTRTRSTIWRRTLAAGVVLAATGSILAASPHPAEAALPTQSIADPVHYWNDVLQGVFRQVEGGPVPMARAAAMMNGAIYDAESSYQAKWKGPMTSAAYIHAEAYAGWVQGPDEEERVIGRTAYNILLNLYGVNRPNKNAPDFTAYLDKRFEDRFGTKPTSGDLLDITIVSGMVNQMMNLRANDGSDDASSYTSENTRPGAWRPTGNYADMPDPKCSTDGNAVNPAWGQVKPFSLSSGSQFRPTTLAQYGTYENLVASPEYKAQVEAVRTAGAAAPTAATPVINRTADQFNAAWFWANDNDGTYKPPGHMLQATREVSKARGLSTYANAKLFALLSIALADTGIAVRDAKFSTPIDLWRPVSAIREGGLDPQWKPLLKNKDGVNVNPCFPAYVSGHASFGAAWAGIMKRYFKTDNIAFDLTTDEPNAPVKQRHFTSFSAAAKEDADSRIWLGVHYPWDATDGLVLGDKVADQVFSTKLRTL, from the coding sequence ATGCCCGAAAAGACCCGCACCACCAGAACCCGCAGTACGATCTGGCGCCGCACACTGGCGGCCGGCGTGGTCCTGGCGGCCACCGGTTCCATCCTCGCCGCCAGCCCGCACCCCGCCGAGGCGGCGCTGCCCACGCAGTCGATAGCCGACCCGGTGCACTACTGGAACGACGTCCTCCAGGGTGTTTTCCGTCAAGTGGAGGGCGGTCCGGTCCCGATGGCGCGGGCGGCCGCGATGATGAACGGCGCGATCTACGACGCGGAGAGCTCGTACCAGGCCAAGTGGAAGGGCCCGATGACCTCCGCGGCCTACATCCACGCGGAGGCCTACGCGGGCTGGGTCCAGGGGCCGGACGAGGAGGAACGCGTCATCGGCCGCACCGCGTACAACATCCTGCTCAACCTCTACGGCGTGAACCGGCCCAACAAGAACGCCCCCGACTTCACGGCCTACCTCGACAAGCGCTTCGAGGACCGGTTCGGGACCAAGCCGACCAGCGGCGATCTCCTGGACATCACCATCGTCAGCGGGATGGTCAACCAGATGATGAACCTCCGTGCCAATGACGGCTCGGATGACGCCTCCAGCTACACGAGCGAGAACACGCGGCCGGGGGCCTGGCGGCCCACGGGCAACTACGCCGACATGCCCGACCCGAAGTGCTCGACGGACGGCAATGCCGTCAACCCGGCCTGGGGCCAGGTCAAGCCGTTCTCGCTGAGCTCCGGCTCGCAGTTCCGGCCCACCACGCTCGCGCAGTACGGCACGTACGAGAACCTGGTGGCGAGCCCCGAGTACAAGGCCCAGGTCGAGGCCGTCCGGACGGCCGGCGCGGCCGCCCCCACCGCCGCCACACCGGTGATCAACCGGACCGCGGACCAGTTCAACGCAGCGTGGTTCTGGGCCAACGACAACGACGGTACGTACAAGCCCCCGGGGCACATGCTCCAGGCCACCCGGGAGGTCTCCAAGGCCCGAGGGCTCAGCACGTACGCCAACGCCAAGCTCTTCGCGCTCCTCTCGATCGCCCTCGCCGACACGGGCATAGCCGTCCGCGATGCGAAGTTCTCCACCCCGATCGACCTGTGGCGGCCCGTCTCCGCGATCCGCGAGGGCGGCCTCGACCCCCAGTGGAAGCCCCTCCTGAAGAACAAGGACGGGGTCAACGTCAACCCGTGCTTCCCCGCCTACGTCTCGGGCCATGCCTCCTTCGGCGCGGCCTGGGCGGGCATCATGAAGCGCTACTTCAAGACGGACAACATCGCCTTCGATCTCACCACCGACGAGCCGAACGCCCCCGTCAAGCAGCGCCACTTCACCAGCTTCAGCGCCGCCGCCAAGGAGGACGCCGACAGCCGCATCTGGCTCGGCGTCCACTACCCGTGGGACGCCACCGACGGCCTGGTCCTCGGCGACAAGGTCGCGGACCAGGTCTTCAGCACCAAGCTCCGCACCCTGTGA
- a CDS encoding PucR family transcriptional regulator: protein MVESQTPEHHLAGYAETLLHACATGRRLTRAELESRRAEGERAAEAGLPLRALIRDHLAAAQAVRPLPEPGPLLAAVEQAVDAFVEGYERAQQQAVRQEEAARREFIDDLLYGGSDLGRLAERAERFGLRLSQSHGVAVATGPEPYGDGYPVARGIESAVLARFPGRQILLTTKDGRLICVAPGDQPDVLSYFAKRAYAATDGGRVAIGRPHPGAGGVVHSYEEALNALDLARRMGLEGPVLHAADLLVFPVLTRDRQAMADLVESTLGPLRKARGGAQPLLDTLTAYFDSGCVSTEAARRLSLSVRALTYRLDRIHTRTGADPADPLNRYTLQTAVIGARLLGWPDGEA, encoded by the coding sequence GTGGTGGAATCGCAGACGCCGGAGCACCATCTCGCGGGGTATGCCGAGACGCTCTTGCACGCCTGTGCCACGGGCCGCCGGCTGACCCGCGCCGAGCTGGAGTCACGCCGTGCGGAAGGGGAGCGGGCGGCGGAGGCCGGACTCCCGCTCCGTGCCCTGATACGCGATCACCTTGCCGCGGCCCAGGCCGTGCGGCCCCTCCCGGAGCCGGGCCCGCTCCTGGCGGCCGTCGAGCAGGCGGTGGACGCCTTCGTCGAGGGCTACGAACGGGCCCAGCAGCAGGCCGTCCGCCAGGAAGAGGCGGCCCGTCGGGAGTTCATCGACGACCTCCTCTACGGCGGCAGCGACCTGGGCCGACTGGCCGAGCGGGCCGAACGCTTCGGGCTGCGCCTGTCGCAGTCACACGGGGTCGCCGTGGCGACCGGCCCCGAGCCGTACGGTGACGGCTACCCGGTGGCGCGCGGGATCGAGTCGGCGGTCCTCGCCCGGTTCCCGGGCCGGCAGATCCTGCTGACCACGAAGGACGGCCGGCTGATCTGCGTGGCCCCCGGGGACCAGCCCGATGTCCTGTCGTACTTCGCCAAGCGGGCCTACGCGGCAACGGACGGGGGCCGCGTGGCGATCGGCCGGCCACACCCGGGCGCGGGCGGGGTCGTCCACTCCTACGAGGAAGCCCTCAACGCGCTCGACCTCGCCCGGCGGATGGGTCTGGAAGGGCCAGTGCTCCACGCCGCCGACCTGCTCGTCTTCCCGGTGCTGACGCGCGACCGGCAGGCCATGGCCGACCTGGTCGAGAGCACCCTCGGCCCGCTCCGCAAGGCCCGGGGCGGCGCGCAGCCGCTGCTCGACACCCTCACCGCGTACTTCGACAGTGGCTGTGTGTCGACAGAGGCGGCCCGACGCCTCTCCCTCAGCGTGCGGGCGCTCACGTACCGGCTGGACCGCATCCACACCCGGACCGGCGCCGATCCGGCTGACCCGCTGAACCGCTACACGCTCCAGACCGCCGTGATCGGGGCCCGCCTGCTGGGCTGGCCGGACGGCGAGGCCTGA
- a CDS encoding CBS domain-containing protein — protein MPARNLAEPYPHVTTDDTAVDAVRLLAEQNLPALLVLDSDGTPYAVVPGSQVVRQLVPEYVMEDPLLAAVIDDRHAEALADDLAGKTVAEWLPPRTFKPPYVGPDAGALQIAAVMARSHVPLVAVLERDGEESRLLGVVTAAALMRHLLASGGQA, from the coding sequence ATGCCAGCCCGTAATCTCGCCGAGCCCTACCCGCACGTGACCACCGATGACACAGCCGTCGACGCGGTCCGCCTGCTGGCCGAGCAGAACCTGCCCGCGCTCCTGGTCCTCGACTCGGACGGCACCCCGTACGCCGTGGTCCCCGGCTCGCAGGTCGTACGGCAGCTGGTGCCCGAGTACGTGATGGAGGACCCGCTGCTGGCCGCCGTCATCGACGACCGGCACGCCGAAGCGCTCGCCGACGATCTCGCGGGCAAGACGGTCGCGGAGTGGCTGCCCCCGCGTACGTTCAAGCCGCCCTACGTCGGACCGGACGCGGGGGCCCTGCAGATCGCGGCCGTCATGGCCCGTTCCCATGTCCCGCTCGTGGCGGTCCTCGAGCGGGACGGTGAGGAGAGCCGGCTCCTCGGGGTGGTCACCGCCGCCGCGCTGATGCGTCACCTGCTCGCCTCGGGCGGGCAGGCGTGA